Genomic segment of Candidatus Aenigmatarchaeota archaeon:
AAGGAACTTCGCATTCCTCTCCGCATTCCGTGCAAGTCGCCTTGTGCATTTCCCTGGGACCGAAACTTTTTCCAGACCCACCCCGGTTGAAACCGGTTCTTCTCTGTTCCATTGAATAATTCAAGATTATGTCTTTAGTATCCCTTTAAAAAGCCCTAAAACGCCTGTATTTACCCATCAGCACTGCCTCTGCAAGCACATGGCCAGACATGGACCTTAAAAGGTCCTGCTTTCTTGCGCCTTCCCTAAGCCCCACTGCCTTATCCAGGGCA
This window contains:
- a CDS encoding DNA-directed RNA polymerase, with the translated sequence MEQRRTGFNRGGSGKSFGPREMHKATCTECGEECEVPFKPTEGKPVLCRACYAKKKRF